Part of the Thermostichus vulcanus str. 'Rupite' genome, GCACCTGACCCTTGCCATCGGCTGTACGGGTGGTCAGCATCGCTCTGTGGCTTTGGTGGAACGCTTGGCCCAGGATTTACAGCCTTGGGTGGCTGCTCCCCCCGGGCAGGGTCTGCCGCATCTCAATGTGCAGGTGCACCATCGCCATTTGCTCGATTCCCAGCGGGAAATGGAGGCCCGCTTCGGCCCGCTGACGGGGCGCGTTAGCGTTGCGCAGCAACAGGTTAGGATCCCGGATGACTCCAGCACCCTAGCGGGAACGGCTGCTGTTCCTGTAATCCCCCATGGTTAAGCCTGCCCGCACCAATGGCGACCCATCCCCTCCCTCTGGCTGGGGTCTGCACCGTCCCTTGGCTGGTTGGCCAGGAACCGGATGGAAATGGCTCTCCCCCGGACTGGCGGTCAAACGCTGGCTGAGCCTATCCATCGGGGGGGTGTTGTTAATGGTGCTGGGCATTGCCATCTGGACGGAACTGACCCCCGTTTTTCGTCTCAAACAGCTGATCGACTTCACCCTACGCCTGATTACCACTTGGATCCCGAACAACATCAGTGGCCCTTTGGTGACTGGGATCGGCTTGGCGCTGGTGGTGTTGGGGTTCCGCAGCGCCATGCGCTCGATTGAGGATGTGCTCATCCCGGAGGGAGACGAAGCCCTGGTGGATAAGCTCCTGTCTCGCCGTCGCCTCAGTCGCGGGCCGCGCATTGTCGTGTTGGGAGGAGGCACCGGACTGTCCCATCTGCTGCGGGGCTTGAAACACTACAGCTCCAACATCACGGCGGTGGTCACTGTAGCGGATGATGGCGGCTCCTCCGGGCGCTTGCGGCGGGAAATTGGGGTTTTACCCCCCGGAGATATTCGCAACTGCCTCACGGCCCTAGCCAACGAAGAAAAGCTGCTCACGGAACTGTTTCAATATCGCTTCCAGTCGGGGGATGGGCTGACGGGCCATAGCTTTGGCAACCTGTTCATTACAGCCCTAACGGCGGTTACCGGCGGCGACTTGATCCGGGCGATTACGGCAACCTCCCAAGTCTTGGCGATTCAGGGGCGGGTGCTACCCGCGACTTTGGCGGATGTCACCCTCTGGGCAGAACTGAGCGATGGCCGCCGCGTGGTTGGGGAATCGAACATTGCCAAGGCAGGTGGGCGTATCCATCGGATTGGCTGTGACCCGCCCAACCCTCCCGCCGTCCCGGAAGTAATCGAGGCCATCCGGGCAGCAGAATTTTTAATCTTAGGGCCAGGTAGCCTTTACACCAGCATCATCCCCAACCTTTTGGTACCGGAAATTGTGGAGGCAATCGCCCAAAATCCTGCCCCCCACATTTACGTGTGCAACATCATGACGGAGCCAGGCGAAACAGATGGCTACACGGTCGGGGATCATGTCATGGCCCTGGATCGGGTGGCCGGGATCCGCCTATTTGATGGGGTATTGGTGCAGCGGGAGTTGCCCTCGGCGCGGGCACTGGAGCATTACCGGCGTAGCGGCTCGGAGTTTGTGCTGTTGGATCCGGATAAATTGGCCTATCTAGGGTGTCGAGCGGTGTTGGCCAATGTCATGCAAGAGGATCCGGAGACGGGGCTAGTGCGCCACAATCCAGAGCGGTTGGCAGCCATGCTGATGCGCTGGTTTGACCGTCATCGGTCTTTCTGAGGATGTCTCAGCTAAAGTGAGGAGAGCATGAACAGAACGGGAATTGCCATTGACCCTAACTGCAGGGGTCCTTCATGATTGAAAGAGAAGTTTAACCTATAACTAGTTGGCACGCTTTCCTGCATGTTGCAGCGTTTGTTTTTGGGTGGTTTGCGGCGGCGAATTGGCCGTATTGAGGTGACTGGGGTAATTGAGAGCAAAACCCGGGAACGGGTCTTAAAAGCCCTGAAGGAGGCAGAGGAAAAGCAGATTCCAGCTATAGTATTGCGCATTGATAGCCCTGGTGGCACAGTGGCTGATTCTCAGGAAATCTACAATGCCCTTGTGCGCTTACGGGAACAAAAAGGCACCCGCATTATTGCCAGCTTTGGGAACATTGCTGCTTCTGGAGGGGTTTACATTGCCATGGGGGCGGAAAAAATTGTCTCTAACCCAGGCACCATCACTGGCAGCATTGGTGTAATTATTCGGGGTAACAATATTGAGCGGCTTCTGGACAAGGTGGGGATTTCCTTTAAGGTCATCAAGTCT contains:
- a CDS encoding RapZ C-terminal domain-containing protein; amino-acid sequence: HLTLAIGCTGGQHRSVALVERLAQDLQPWVAAPPGQGLPHLNVQVHHRHLLDSQREMEARFGPLTGRVSVAQQQVRIPDDSSTLAGTAAVPVIPHG
- a CDS encoding gluconeogenesis factor YvcK family protein, with product MVKPARTNGDPSPPSGWGLHRPLAGWPGTGWKWLSPGLAVKRWLSLSIGGVLLMVLGIAIWTELTPVFRLKQLIDFTLRLITTWIPNNISGPLVTGIGLALVVLGFRSAMRSIEDVLIPEGDEALVDKLLSRRRLSRGPRIVVLGGGTGLSHLLRGLKHYSSNITAVVTVADDGGSSGRLRREIGVLPPGDIRNCLTALANEEKLLTELFQYRFQSGDGLTGHSFGNLFITALTAVTGGDLIRAITATSQVLAIQGRVLPATLADVTLWAELSDGRRVVGESNIAKAGGRIHRIGCDPPNPPAVPEVIEAIRAAEFLILGPGSLYTSIIPNLLVPEIVEAIAQNPAPHIYVCNIMTEPGETDGYTVGDHVMALDRVAGIRLFDGVLVQRELPSARALEHYRRSGSEFVLLDPDKLAYLGCRAVLANVMQEDPETGLVRHNPERLAAMLMRWFDRHRSF
- the sppA gene encoding signal peptide peptidase SppA codes for the protein MLQRLFLGGLRRRIGRIEVTGVIESKTRERVLKALKEAEEKQIPAIVLRIDSPGGTVADSQEIYNALVRLREQKGTRIIASFGNIAASGGVYIAMGAEKIVSNPGTITGSIGVIIRGNNIERLLDKVGISFKVIKSGPYKDILSFDRELTAEERTILQELIDITYSQFVQTVATARKLSLNVVRTFADGRIFSGEQALHLGVVDRLGSEEDARLWAAELAGLEPETKFYDLIPRRSGWARLIPGGEALARLHFDVVSSGLPLWL